From Seriola aureovittata isolate HTS-2021-v1 ecotype China chromosome 16, ASM2101889v1, whole genome shotgun sequence, one genomic window encodes:
- the LOC130183567 gene encoding histone-lysine N-methyltransferase SETDB1-B-like: MDGDEMEISKEELQKWIRKKVKKNDLVSPDVLKKYSLLQSLLERREKQAAHLLKLCESVAACEATVKKQYLLLGWEYRDTDSDDDDDDDDDDDNMSGCGRTPLSLSESVRSESQVCPPPATNGCTRLLPNLLDSETLNRDDGKKSSCTLIKESVVVLTRLPASKIRALRPPPSLKHQSEDEPSNNSDSDVQRVPEDDFSPSSFKSGSNKRRKVDRMWNETPAKNGATPKARTSSDAESNAAKEKTKAPQANKKPKDKSKSTTTTTTTPPPADDNVTGASRVCILSALRQSTDKATKTPPSVPQGELRVSMRVLARRRAMSWQSGRIVEILTKEDGRLKYKVHFEEKGKSLVSGHHIAFDCMPKVEHLFVGARVVVKYQADQSHFSPGVLAELPSRKNQMRFLVFTDDHTPVYVGLPLFHMVSRPLTDPWDDIPDGAHKDFMKEYLKNWPYPPMTQYKVGQLINVEFNGVQQKCEVQVTDCSLIKVVFQEDQHKEWIYRGSTRLEHIINMRKHLDSKKKNSEKKKSTGNLRQRKA, from the exons ATGGATGGGGATGAGATGGAGATTAGCAAAGAGGAGCTCCAAAAGTGGATCAGAAAGAAGGTAAAGAAGAATGACCTGGTTTCCCCAGATGTGCTAAAGAAATACAGTCTGCTGCAGTCACTGCTggaaaggagggagaaacagGCTGCCCACCTCCTGAAGCTCTGCGA GTCTGTGGCAGCATGTGAAGCGACTGTGAAGAAACAATACTTGTTGCTAGGGTGGGagtacagagacacagattctgatgatgatgatgatgatgatgatgatgatgataatatgaGTGGCTGTG GACGTACACCTCTATCCCTATCTGAGTCCGTTCGCTCCGAGTCTCAAGTCTGCCCCCCTCCAGCTACTAATGGTTGTACTCGTCTGTTACCAAATCTGCTGGACAGTGAAACTCTGAATAGAGACGATGGCAAAAAAAGTTCTTGTACTCTAATAAAGGAATCAGTGGTGGTCTTGACCAGACTGCCTGCATCTAAGATCAGAGCTCTACGTCCACCACCATCTCTAAAGCACCAGAGTGAAGATGAACCCTCAAACAATTCGGATTCTGATGTACAGCGGGTACCAGAAGATGACTTCTCTCCCTCAAGTTTTAAGTCTGGGTCAAATAAGCGGAGGAAAGTAGATCGAATGTGGAATGAAACACCTGCTAAGAATGGGGCAACGCCTAAAGCCAGGACAAGCTCTGATGCTGAGAGCAATGCAgcgaaagaaaaaacaaaagcacccCAAGCTAATAAAAAACCCAAAGACAAGAGcaagtcaacaacaacaacaacaacaacaccaccaccagctgaCGACAATG tcacaggAGCAAGCCGTGTGTGCATACTATCAGCTCTTCGCCAATCCACGGACAAAGCCACCAAGACCCCTCCTAGCGTGCCACAAGGCGAGCTCCGTGTGTCCATGAGGGTCCTGGCCAGGAGGAGGGCCATGAGCTGGCAAAGTGGGAGAATCGTGGAAATACTAACAAAGg aaGATGGTAGGTTGAAATACAAGGTTCATTTTGAAGAGAAGGGGAAGAGCCTTGTGTCTGGTCACCACATCGCCTTTGATTGTATGCCAAAGGTGGAGCATCTGTTTGTCGGTGCTCGTGTGGTGGTCAAGTATCAAGCAGACCAGTCCCACTTCTCCCCCGGCGTCCTGGCAGAGCTCCCCAGCAGGAAAAACCAAAtgag GTTCCTGGTCTTTACTGATGATCACACACCGGTCTATGTCGGCTTACCTTTGTTTCACATGGTGTCCAGACCAT tgacagatCCTTGGGACGATATTCCAGATGGCGCCCACAAGGATTTCATGAAGGAGTATTTGAAGAACTGGCCTTACCCACCCATGACCCAGTACAAGGTTGGACAGCTAATTAATGTAGAATTTAATGGAGTCCAGCAGAAGTGTGAGGTGCAGGTGACCGACTGCAGCTTGATAAAGGTTGTTTTTCAG GAAGATCAACATAAGGAGTGGATCTACCGAGGCTCCACGCGCTTGGAGCACATTATTAATATGAGGAAGCATTTggattcaaaaaaaaagaactcgGAGAAGAAAAAATCTACAGGCAATCTCAGGCAGCGGAAAGCTTAA
- the setdb1a gene encoding histone-lysine N-methyltransferase SETDB1-A, which translates to MADSPRESVPSRKKTPSKRTRLENGSDSLRLIKKAVVVLTRLPEYKISALRPPTPQQFYSEDEVLSSSDSDMQWEPEGDSSDSDFVASNNKQKTAKPKKSDTTRPPPAAPTGSNNNNNNNMNQVTPIIISSAFAYCSHETTKVRPNLPEEEVKVDMMVLARKKPMRWQRGKIVETVTKEDGRVKYKVSFEEKGKSLVSGHHIAFDPTPKLEQLYVGARVVVQCQDNKFRFQPGVLAELPSRKNRLRFLVFLDDHTPVYVGLPLLHLVCRPLEDVLEDLPDSFHKHFMKRYLKDWPYPHLTQYRAGQSLNVELTGVQQRCEVQVVDCSLIQVVFQDNQQKEWIHRGSLRLEHMARFLELKAGEERKDDSE; encoded by the exons ATGGCTGACTCCCCACGTGAGTCTGTTCCCTCCCGAAAGAAGACGCCCAGCAAGAGGACCAGGTTGGAAAATGGTTCTGACTCTCTCCGTCTAATAAAAAAAGCAGTGGTGGTCTTGACCAGACTCCCTGAATATAAGATCAGTGCTCTACGACCTCCAACGCCTCAGCAGTTCTACAGTGAAGATGAGGTGCTCAGCAGCTCTGACTCTGATATGCAGTGGGAGCCAGAAGGGGATTCTAGTGATTCAGATTTTGTAGCctcaaacaataaacagaaaactgcaaaaCCGAAAAAGAGTGACACAACGAGACCACCCCCTGCAGCACCAACAggcagtaacaacaacaacaacaacaaca TGAATCAAGTAACCCCCATAATAATATCATCAGCCTTTGCCTATTGCTCTCATGAAACCACAAAGGTTCGTCCCAATTTGCCAGAGGAAGAGGTCAAAGTGGACATGATGGTGCTGGCCAGGAAAAAGCCCATGAGATGGCAACGGGGAAAAATAGTGGAAACAGTTACAAAGG AAGATGGACGGGTGAAGTACAAAGTTAGTTTtgaagaaaaagggaagagCCTAGTTTCTGGACACCACATTGCCTTTGACCCCACACCAAAGCTGGAGCAGCTGTACGTCGGCGCTCGTGTGGTGGTCCAGTGTCAAGATAACAAGTTCCGGTTCCAGCCTGGCGTTTTGGCAGAGCTGCCCAGTAGAAAGAACCGTTTGAG attCTTGGTCTTTTTGGATGATCACACGCCGGTCTATGTTGGTTTACCTTTACTTCACCTGGTGTGCAGACCAT TGGAAGATGTTTTAGAGGACCTACCAGACAGCTTTCACAAGCATTTCATGAAGCGCTACCTGAAGGACTGGCCGTACCCACATTTAACCCAGTACAGAGCTGGACAGTCCTTAAATGTAGAATTAACCGGAGTCCAGCAGAGGTGTGAGGTGCAGGTGGTCGACTGCAGCCTGATACAGGTCGTTTTTCAG GATAATCAACAAAAGGAGTGGATCCACCGAGGCTCCTTACGACTGGAACACATGGCTAGGTTTTTGGAATTGAAAGCGGGGGAAGAGCGTAAGGATGACTCTGAATAA